One window from the genome of Chaetodon trifascialis isolate fChaTrf1 chromosome 20, fChaTrf1.hap1, whole genome shotgun sequence encodes:
- the nup54 gene encoding nucleoporin p54 isoform X2, translated as MAFSFGGATSSTAATSTAFGFGPAATTTTASSGFGTLTAPGFGAATTTAAAPATGFSFGSTNTGFGGLGAGNTTAGGFSFGGFGLNANPAAVSFNVGCFGTATTTGTVFNFGNSLASTGTFGGFGTTTTTAAAPGSTFSFAAPANTTGGLFGNTQNKAFGFSSGLGAGTATGTTGFGTGLGTTGLGGFGGFNIQPTQPQQGGLFGQQAQQPGQTQPTHLYQQVTALSAPTLLGDERDSILAKWNQLQAYWGTGKGYYSNNNPPVDFTQENPFCRFKAVGYSCVPVSKDEDGLVVLILIKKEADVRAQQQQLVESLHKVLGSNQTLTVNVEGVKALPNDQTEVIVYVVERSPNGTSKRIPATTLFSYLEQANIKVQLTQIGVAMTVTRTELSPAQLKQLLQNAPAGVDPIIWEQAKVDNPDPEKLIPVPMVGFKELLRRLQIQEQMTKQHQTRVDIISNDISELQKNQATTVAKIAQYKRKLMDLSHRVLQVLIKQEIQRKSGYAIQVDEEHLRVQLDTIQSELNAPTQFKGRLNELMSQIRMQNHFGAVRSEERYSVDADLLREIKQHLKQQQDGLSHLISVIKDDLEDIKLIEHGLSDSGHMRGGLLS; from the exons ATGGCGTTCAGTTTTGGCGGCGCCACGAGCAGCACAGCGGCAA CATCAACAGCATTTGGCTTTGGTCCCgcagccaccaccaccaccgcctcATCAGGATTCGGCA CTCTTACAGCCCCTGGTTTTGGGGCcgccaccaccactgctgctgcaccagCCACAGGATTTAGTTTTGGCTCCACCAACACTG gattTGGGGGGCTGGGAGCTGGAAACACCACGGCTGGTGGGTTTAGTTTTGGGGGGTTTGGTTTAAATGCCAACCCAGCAGCAGTCAGCTTTAATGTGGGGTGCTTTGGTACAGCAACCACCACTGgcactgttttcaattttgGTAATAGCCTGGCTAGCACAG GCACGTTTGGTGGATTTGGGACGACTACAACAACTGCCGCTGCACCGGGGTCCACTTTTAGCTTTGCTGCTCCTGCCAACACCACAG GAGGCCTGTTTGgtaacacacagaacaaagcaTTTGGGTTCTCCTCCGGGCTTGGTGCTGGGACTGCTACTGGGACAACAGGATTTGGAACTGGATTAGGAACAACTGGTCTGGGTGGGTTTGGAGGGTTTAATATCCAGCCAACTCAGCCGCAGCAAG GAGGTTTGTTCGGCCAGCAGGCTCAGCAGCCGGGTCAGACTCAGCCCACCCACCTTTACCAGCAGGTCACTGCTCTGTCAGCACCCACCTTGTTAGGAGATGAGCGTGACTCCATCTTAGCAAAATGGAACCAGCTCCAGGCGTACTGGGGCACTGGGAAGGGCTactacagcaacaacaacccACCTGTTGACTTTACCCAGGAGAACCCATTCTGCAGGTTCAAG GCAGTGGGCTAcagctgtgtcccagtgagtAAGGATGAGGATGGTTTAGTGGTCTTGATTCTCATTAAAAAGGAAGCAGATGTGcgagctcagcagcagcagctggtagAGTCCCTCCACAAGGTCCTTGGAAGCAACCAGACCCTCACTGTCAATGTAGAGGGTGTGAAGGCCCTGCCCAATGACCA gacAGAGGTGATCGTTTACGTGGTGGAGCGTTCTCCTAATGGCACCTCAAAGCGGATCCCTGCCACCACACTCTTCAGTTATCTGGAGCAGGCCAACATCAAGGTCCAGCTCACACAGATTGGAGTGGCCATGACGGTCACGCGCACAGAGCTGTCTCCAGCAcagctcaaacagctgctgcaaaacGCACCCGCAG GAGTGGACCCCATTATTTGGGAACAAGCTAAGGTGGACAATCCTGACCCAGAGAA ATTAATCCCAGTGCCCATGGTGGGGTTTAAGGAGCTGCTTCGCAGGCTACAGATCCAGGAGCAGATGACCAAACAGCACCAGACCAGAGTGGAT ATTATCTCCAATGACATCAGTGAACTGCAGAAGAACCAGGCGACCACGGTGGCCAAGATCGCCCAATACAAGAGGAAGTTGATGGATCTGTCTCACAGGGTGCTGCAG GTGCTTATCAAACAGGAGATTCAGAGAAAAAGTGGTTACGCTATCCAAGTGGATGAGGAGCATCTGCGGGTGCAGCTGGACACCATTCAGTCTGAGCTTAATGCCCCCACACAGTTCAAG GGTCGGTTGAATGAATTAATGTCCCAAATCCGCATGCAAAATCACTTTGGAGCTGTGAGATCAGAAGAGCGCTACAGTGTTGATGCAGATCTTCTCAGAGAAATCAAACAG CActtgaaacagcagcaggatggcTTAAGTCATTTGATCAGCGTTATCAAAGATGACCTGGAAGACATCAAGCTCATAGAGCACGGGCTGAGTGACAGTGGACACATGAGAGGAGGCCTCCTGAGCTGA
- the nup54 gene encoding nucleoporin p54 isoform X6, translating into MAFSFGGATSSTAATSTAFGFGPAATTTTASSGFGTLTAPGFGAATTTAAAPATGFSFGSTNTGFGGLGAGNTTAGTFGGFGTTTTTAAAPGSTFSFAAPANTTGGLFGNTQNKAFGFSSGLGAGTATGTTGFGTGLGTTGLGGFGGFNIQPTQPQQGGLFGQQAQQPGQTQPTHLYQQVTALSAPTLLGDERDSILAKWNQLQAYWGTGKGYYSNNNPPVDFTQENPFCRFKAVGYSCVPVSKDEDGLVVLILIKKEADVRAQQQQLVESLHKVLGSNQTLTVNVEGVKALPNDQTEVIVYVVERSPNGTSKRIPATTLFSYLEQANIKVQLTQIGVAMTVTRTELSPAQLKQLLQNAPAGVDPIIWEQAKVDNPDPEKLIPVPMVGFKELLRRLQIQEQMTKQHQTRVDIISNDISELQKNQATTVAKIAQYKRKLMDLSHRVLQVLIKQEIQRKSGYAIQVDEEHLRVQLDTIQSELNAPTQFKGRLNELMSQIRMQNHFGAVRSEERYSVDADLLREIKQHLKQQQDGLSHLISVIKDDLEDIKLIEHGLSDSGHMRGGLLS; encoded by the exons ATGGCGTTCAGTTTTGGCGGCGCCACGAGCAGCACAGCGGCAA CATCAACAGCATTTGGCTTTGGTCCCgcagccaccaccaccaccgcctcATCAGGATTCGGCA CTCTTACAGCCCCTGGTTTTGGGGCcgccaccaccactgctgctgcaccagCCACAGGATTTAGTTTTGGCTCCACCAACACTG gattTGGGGGGCTGGGAGCTGGAAACACCACGGCTG GCACGTTTGGTGGATTTGGGACGACTACAACAACTGCCGCTGCACCGGGGTCCACTTTTAGCTTTGCTGCTCCTGCCAACACCACAG GAGGCCTGTTTGgtaacacacagaacaaagcaTTTGGGTTCTCCTCCGGGCTTGGTGCTGGGACTGCTACTGGGACAACAGGATTTGGAACTGGATTAGGAACAACTGGTCTGGGTGGGTTTGGAGGGTTTAATATCCAGCCAACTCAGCCGCAGCAAG GAGGTTTGTTCGGCCAGCAGGCTCAGCAGCCGGGTCAGACTCAGCCCACCCACCTTTACCAGCAGGTCACTGCTCTGTCAGCACCCACCTTGTTAGGAGATGAGCGTGACTCCATCTTAGCAAAATGGAACCAGCTCCAGGCGTACTGGGGCACTGGGAAGGGCTactacagcaacaacaacccACCTGTTGACTTTACCCAGGAGAACCCATTCTGCAGGTTCAAG GCAGTGGGCTAcagctgtgtcccagtgagtAAGGATGAGGATGGTTTAGTGGTCTTGATTCTCATTAAAAAGGAAGCAGATGTGcgagctcagcagcagcagctggtagAGTCCCTCCACAAGGTCCTTGGAAGCAACCAGACCCTCACTGTCAATGTAGAGGGTGTGAAGGCCCTGCCCAATGACCA gacAGAGGTGATCGTTTACGTGGTGGAGCGTTCTCCTAATGGCACCTCAAAGCGGATCCCTGCCACCACACTCTTCAGTTATCTGGAGCAGGCCAACATCAAGGTCCAGCTCACACAGATTGGAGTGGCCATGACGGTCACGCGCACAGAGCTGTCTCCAGCAcagctcaaacagctgctgcaaaacGCACCCGCAG GAGTGGACCCCATTATTTGGGAACAAGCTAAGGTGGACAATCCTGACCCAGAGAA ATTAATCCCAGTGCCCATGGTGGGGTTTAAGGAGCTGCTTCGCAGGCTACAGATCCAGGAGCAGATGACCAAACAGCACCAGACCAGAGTGGAT ATTATCTCCAATGACATCAGTGAACTGCAGAAGAACCAGGCGACCACGGTGGCCAAGATCGCCCAATACAAGAGGAAGTTGATGGATCTGTCTCACAGGGTGCTGCAG GTGCTTATCAAACAGGAGATTCAGAGAAAAAGTGGTTACGCTATCCAAGTGGATGAGGAGCATCTGCGGGTGCAGCTGGACACCATTCAGTCTGAGCTTAATGCCCCCACACAGTTCAAG GGTCGGTTGAATGAATTAATGTCCCAAATCCGCATGCAAAATCACTTTGGAGCTGTGAGATCAGAAGAGCGCTACAGTGTTGATGCAGATCTTCTCAGAGAAATCAAACAG CActtgaaacagcagcaggatggcTTAAGTCATTTGATCAGCGTTATCAAAGATGACCTGGAAGACATCAAGCTCATAGAGCACGGGCTGAGTGACAGTGGACACATGAGAGGAGGCCTCCTGAGCTGA